Proteins found in one Brevibacillus brevis genomic segment:
- a CDS encoding ABC transporter ATP-binding protein, with protein MSDILLSVNDLKTYFPISKGLFRNSDEVIKAVDGVSFQLRKGETLGLVGESGCGKSTTGRSIMRLIEPTSGTIEFEGQNISEMSAARFRPLRKRMQIVFQDPYASLNPRMTVQGALEEALGVKNPQMSAKERRDQVRELLQMVGLNAQYATRFPHEFSGGQRQRIGIARALAVEPSLIVADEPVSALDVSIQAQIVNLLQDLQQRLGLSYLFISHDLGVVRHISDRIAVMYLGRIVEIASKKDLFTRPLHPYTEALMSAVPKANPFRKKERIVLSGDVPSPANVPVGCAFHTRCSYATEICRTVRPVATLASPQHYVACHLYGTEGMKYIENRTN; from the coding sequence ATGAGTGATATCTTGTTATCGGTAAACGATTTAAAGACGTATTTTCCCATTAGCAAAGGATTGTTTCGCAATAGCGACGAAGTGATCAAGGCAGTCGATGGGGTTTCTTTCCAGTTGCGAAAAGGAGAAACACTTGGGCTGGTAGGAGAGAGCGGCTGTGGCAAGTCAACGACTGGTCGCAGTATCATGCGACTCATTGAGCCGACGAGTGGAACGATTGAATTTGAAGGGCAAAACATTTCAGAGATGTCGGCTGCACGTTTTCGTCCACTCCGCAAACGAATGCAAATCGTGTTTCAGGACCCGTATGCGTCGTTAAATCCACGAATGACTGTACAAGGGGCTTTGGAGGAAGCGTTAGGCGTCAAAAATCCGCAGATGTCGGCGAAAGAAAGGCGCGATCAAGTAAGGGAACTGCTTCAAATGGTCGGGCTGAATGCTCAATACGCTACTCGCTTTCCTCATGAGTTTAGCGGTGGGCAGCGGCAGCGGATCGGGATCGCTCGCGCACTGGCAGTGGAACCTTCATTAATCGTAGCCGATGAGCCGGTCTCAGCACTTGACGTCTCCATTCAGGCGCAGATCGTGAATCTTTTGCAGGATTTGCAGCAACGTCTAGGTTTGAGCTATTTGTTTATTTCACACGATCTAGGTGTCGTTCGCCACATCAGTGACAGAATTGCGGTGATGTATCTCGGACGAATCGTCGAAATCGCCAGCAAAAAGGATTTGTTTACGCGCCCGTTACATCCGTACACAGAAGCGCTCATGTCAGCAGTTCCCAAAGCCAATCCGTTTCGGAAGAAGGAGCGAATCGTTCTTTCTGGGGATGTTCCCTCACCGGCGAATGTTCCCGTAGGGTGTGCGTTCCATACCAGGTGCTCATATGCTACGGAAATTTGCCGCACAGTGCGTCCTGTCGCTACATTAGCTTCGCCGCAACATTATGTCGCATGTCATTTA
- a CDS encoding ABC transporter ATP-binding protein — protein MKEVLLEVKDLRLQFKTDKGELPALQGISFQLKKGETVALVGESGCGKSVTSLAIMGLLSRANAQMEGSIRFRDILLNQLSTGELRNIRGKDIAMIFQEPMTSLNPVHTIGRQLEEVYQLHTDLSKKERQAKAIEMLKKVGVPRAEDIMREYPHQLSGGMKQRVMIAMAMACNPDLLIADEPTTALDVTIQAQILELMNDLKENDHTSLLLITHDLGVVAEMADRVLVMYYGEIVEEADVASLFSHPKHPYTIGLLRCIPDLDEEEKLRLDPIEGSVPLLGEVTQGCAFRFRCSQAEERCYQEKPPLMATGTGTQAVRCWLYENKEMAV, from the coding sequence ATGAAAGAGGTACTTTTGGAAGTAAAGGATTTGCGCCTGCAGTTTAAGACGGACAAGGGCGAGCTGCCAGCGCTGCAAGGCATTTCCTTTCAACTGAAAAAAGGTGAGACGGTAGCGTTGGTAGGCGAGTCTGGCTGCGGTAAAAGCGTGACGTCCTTGGCGATTATGGGACTCTTGTCCCGGGCGAATGCACAGATGGAGGGAAGCATCCGATTTCGTGATATCTTATTGAACCAGTTGAGTACCGGTGAACTTCGCAACATTCGCGGAAAAGATATCGCGATGATATTTCAGGAGCCGATGACGTCGCTCAATCCGGTGCATACGATTGGCCGACAGCTAGAGGAAGTGTATCAGCTGCATACCGATTTATCGAAAAAAGAACGCCAAGCAAAAGCGATTGAGATGCTCAAAAAAGTGGGCGTGCCGAGGGCAGAAGACATCATGCGGGAATATCCCCATCAGCTATCAGGTGGGATGAAGCAGCGTGTCATGATTGCGATGGCGATGGCTTGCAACCCCGATTTATTGATCGCGGACGAGCCGACCACCGCGCTGGATGTGACCATTCAAGCGCAAATTTTGGAACTGATGAACGATTTGAAGGAAAACGATCATACCTCTCTGCTGCTCATTACGCATGACTTGGGTGTCGTGGCTGAAATGGCTGATCGTGTGCTTGTGATGTACTACGGGGAGATCGTAGAAGAAGCTGATGTTGCCAGTCTGTTTTCGCATCCGAAGCATCCGTATACGATTGGGCTTTTACGCTGCATCCCCGATCTGGATGAGGAGGAGAAGCTTCGCCTTGATCCGATTGAAGGCAGTGTCCCGCTGCTGGGTGAAGTGACACAAGGGTGTGCATTCCGCTTCCGCTGCTCGCAGGCCGAGGAGCGATGTTACCAAGAAAAACCGCCGCTGATGGCAACGGGCACAGGCACACAGGCCGTTCGATGCTGGCTGTACGAGAACAAGGAGATGGCGGTATGA